A section of the Trichomycterus rosablanca isolate fTriRos1 chromosome 6, fTriRos1.hap1, whole genome shotgun sequence genome encodes:
- the snrpc gene encoding U1 small nuclear ribonucleoprotein C: MPKFYCDYCDTYLTHDSPSVRKTHCSGRKHKENVKDYYQKWMEEQAQNLIDKTTAAFQQGKIPPTPFPGAGPPGPSLLPHPTIGGPPRPGMLPAPPMGGPPMMPMMGPPPHGMMPGGPGPGMRPPMGAPMQMMPAPHMMRPPARPMMMAIRPGMVRPDR; this comes from the exons ATGCCGAA gttttactgtgaCTACTGTGACACATATTTAACACATGATTcg CCGTCGGTAAGAAAGACTCACTGTAGTGGGCGTAAACACAAAGAAAATGTTAAAGATTATTATCAGAAATGGATGGAGGAGCAAGCACAGAACCTTATAGACAAAACAA CTGCTGCTTTTCAGCAGGGCAAAATTCCACCCACACCGTTTCCGGGTGCTGGCCCTCCTGGTCCATCACTTCTTCCTCATCCCACGATTG GTGGACCACCTAGACCAGGCATGTTACCAGCTCCTCCAATGGGTGGGCCTCCAATGATGCCTATGATGGGCCCCCCTCCACATGGCATGATGCCTGGTGGTCCTG GTCCTGGTATGCGCCCCCCTATGGGTGCTCCAATGCAAATGATGCCAGCCCCCCACATGATGCGACCTCCTGCTCGGCCAATGATGATGGCCATAAGACCTGGCATGGTACGGCCAGATCGGTAG